A single genomic interval of Chitinophaga sp. 180180018-3 harbors:
- a CDS encoding methylenetetrahydrofolate reductase, translating into MSSLKSKILDGSSRVVFYSLTPPKVTTPHERMLTIAANQAAQLRHLDIDGLILYDIQDESLRTDETRTFSFTPTIAPEIYSRDFLLDLPVPRIIYKSIANQTKDDFHRWLTQNKEQEYMVFVGASSHQQVEASNFSLGDAYELKRDIMPDLLLGGVTIPERHSKKADEHHRIFRKMESGCSFFVSQCVYNINDTKNLLSDYYYGSRERACGVAPIIFTLAPCGSLKTLQFMKWLGIEVPNWLYNDLKHAKDILASSIDNCINIAGDILNYADQKNIPVGFNIESISIKKEEIEAAQEVLKHVLQLAKPVKQVAELLP; encoded by the coding sequence ATGAGTAGTTTAAAAAGCAAGATACTGGATGGCAGTTCCCGGGTCGTTTTCTACAGCCTGACGCCCCCTAAAGTCACCACACCGCACGAAAGGATGCTCACTATTGCCGCCAACCAGGCGGCACAGCTCAGGCACCTGGACATCGATGGGTTGATTTTGTACGACATACAGGATGAATCTTTGCGAACAGACGAAACAAGAACGTTTTCGTTTACTCCTACCATCGCTCCCGAAATATACAGCAGAGATTTTCTCCTTGATCTGCCGGTGCCCCGTATCATCTATAAAAGCATCGCTAATCAAACGAAAGACGACTTCCATCGCTGGCTGACGCAAAATAAGGAACAGGAATACATGGTGTTCGTAGGTGCCTCGTCGCACCAACAGGTGGAGGCCTCTAACTTTTCACTGGGCGACGCCTATGAGCTGAAACGGGATATAATGCCTGATCTCCTGCTGGGTGGCGTTACCATTCCGGAGCGGCATAGCAAAAAAGCAGATGAGCACCACCGGATTTTCAGGAAAATGGAGAGCGGCTGCAGCTTTTTTGTATCACAATGCGTGTATAACATCAACGATACCAAAAACCTGTTGTCTGATTATTACTACGGATCAAGGGAAAGAGCATGCGGCGTAGCTCCGATCATCTTTACACTGGCGCCCTGCGGTTCGCTGAAAACCCTGCAGTTCATGAAGTGGCTTGGGATTGAAGTACCCAACTGGCTGTACAACGATCTGAAACATGCGAAGGATATCCTGGCCTCATCTATTGATAACTGTATCAACATTGCGGGCGATATCCTGAATTATGCGGATCAGAAGAACATTCCTGTTGGCTTTAATATCGAAAGTATTTCTATTAAGAAAGAAGAAATCGAGGCGGCCCAGGAGGTACTGAAACATGTGTTGCAGCTTGCGAAGCCGGTTAAACAGGTAGCGGAATTACTTCCGTGA
- a CDS encoding substrate-binding domain-containing protein, with the protein MIKCIRCNQVHAIAKSGIVRGKQRYYCKDCNFHFTLPEEAAVDMPKNKKHMTTIVDIANALNISKSTVSRALHEHGDINPQTRAAVLKMARQLDYQPNLLAKSLVKSKSNTIGIIVPEFLTYFFPTIIMGAQQVAAQAGYNVVICQSQESYKTEVANAHVLLSNRVDGVLISMTRETKKFDHFKAFERHGIPVVFFNRVCDEMDTSKVLVNDYEGALKAVEHLIKSGYRNIAHIGGPPALRITHNRLKGYQDALAKYGLPFKKEMVVYCNLSKKDAIHCAEKLLDLKHRPDAVFCVNDPVAIQLMLVAKKRKIKIPSGLGIVGFSNDPIAEVIEPALTTVQQPVADIGRSAMHILLEAINKGDGYAPVLKSLETTLIVRDSSRK; encoded by the coding sequence ATGATAAAATGTATCCGGTGTAACCAGGTGCACGCGATTGCAAAATCTGGCATTGTAAGGGGCAAACAGCGTTATTATTGCAAGGATTGTAATTTTCATTTTACGCTTCCGGAGGAAGCTGCCGTGGATATGCCGAAGAACAAAAAGCATATGACCACTATTGTAGACATCGCAAACGCACTGAATATATCTAAGTCCACGGTATCAAGAGCACTGCATGAACACGGGGATATCAACCCGCAAACGAGAGCGGCTGTTTTGAAAATGGCCAGGCAGCTCGACTATCAGCCCAATCTGCTGGCTAAAAGCCTGGTGAAAAGTAAAAGCAATACGATTGGTATTATCGTTCCGGAGTTTCTGACCTATTTTTTCCCGACTATCATCATGGGTGCACAGCAGGTGGCGGCGCAAGCGGGCTATAATGTAGTTATCTGCCAGTCGCAGGAGTCGTATAAAACAGAAGTAGCCAACGCCCATGTATTGCTGTCTAATCGCGTTGATGGCGTATTGATATCCATGACAAGGGAAACTAAAAAATTTGATCATTTTAAAGCATTTGAAAGACATGGTATTCCGGTAGTTTTCTTCAACCGGGTATGTGATGAAATGGATACATCAAAGGTGCTGGTAAATGATTATGAAGGAGCGCTTAAGGCAGTAGAGCATCTTATCAAAAGCGGTTATCGTAATATCGCGCATATTGGCGGTCCGCCGGCATTGCGGATAACGCATAACCGCCTGAAGGGCTACCAGGATGCATTGGCGAAATATGGTCTTCCTTTCAAAAAAGAAATGGTAGTGTATTGCAACCTTTCAAAAAAAGACGCCATTCACTGTGCTGAAAAGCTGCTGGACCTTAAACACAGGCCGGATGCTGTTTTTTGCGTGAACGATCCTGTAGCCATTCAATTGATGCTGGTGGCTAAGAAAAGAAAGATAAAGATACCTTCCGGCCTTGGGATTGTTGGTTTCAGCAACGACCCTATCGCGGAGGTGATTGAACCTGCACTTACAACCGTACAGCAGCCGGTGGCTGATATTGGCCGCTCGGCCATGCATATACTACTGGAGGCTATTAATAAGGGAGATGGTTACGCGCCGGTACTTAAATCGCTTGAAACAACGCTAATTGTCCGGGATTCATCACGGAAGTAA
- a CDS encoding TonB-dependent receptor — MKKSSSLLDLMGHLMILFVLIPFFPQPAAAQSVLPTVTGKVVDEKGQPLPGATVAVKGTSKGTVTSTTGVFTLKDVPSGSPLFISFQGYENTTVAVHSQSYLTVTLKTDISKLNDVVVVGYGTQRKVASTGSIASVKSADITQTPVTNVAQGLAARVPGVQITQNNAAPGGNISVRIRGTNSINGSSEPLYIVDGIQISNSGGVSDVSPLSTINPNDIESVEILKDASSTAIYGARGANGVVLITTKRGKSGATRVQLDVYRGIQNITKELSMLNASQFAQLENDIYNSQIYPNPSSLGKGTNWQDIIYRQAGIQNYQAAVSGGSEKTQFSLSGNFFNQEGIIISSDFKRYSLRATLDHNISSRFKVGTSLLSSYTINNNIPTGINSIDGPLVTQSIVGATLGAPPTLVPYREDGSVYPLADQFNGRYREISNPVGLTNILNRNTIKRTLANVYAEAKIIKGLSYRASFNADVSNTLNDYYAPIYILGKAEVNANSGTASKGNVNTTSWLHESILTYNHDFGNHSLKFTGVYAIQSNLYNDNYIYANGFPNDATANEAVQLAVNRTVSSNRTKEALSSYMGRINYGYANKYFFDITARYDGASKFGENHKWGFFPAVGGAWRIIEEPFLKNSGVFSDLKLRASYGQTGNAGAIAPYQSLALESSGSNYQFNHIYTTGISPTGIPNADLRWEKSTQANIGLDIGLLHDRLNITMDFYNKKTKDLLFVKNLPLSSGYTSITGNFASIRNKGLEIAADARILTGKFKWNLNANVSLNRNELLSLEGGTNEYVLNPYSVLRVGQPLGIFKTYVFDGIYQTGETVLPGSGSRTGGVKVADLDNDKQITGADQTITGNANPSYIFGLSSNFSYGHFDLSFFISGVQGNKIFNLSRYTFENGLGGRNVLEGMVNRWSPTNPNNEYASGFQGGRIPVTNRFVEDGSFIRMKNITLGYRLPAIKYVTNARLYVSSNNLFTITKYSGYDPEVNSFGGSNTLIGIDNLVYPMARSFVVGLQVGL, encoded by the coding sequence ATGAAAAAATCAAGTTCCCTGCTTGACTTAATGGGTCATTTAATGATCCTGTTTGTCCTTATTCCATTCTTCCCGCAGCCGGCAGCTGCGCAAAGCGTTTTGCCAACGGTTACAGGGAAAGTAGTGGATGAAAAAGGACAGCCCTTGCCAGGCGCCACTGTTGCAGTGAAAGGTACTTCAAAAGGCACTGTTACCAGCACCACCGGCGTGTTTACATTAAAAGATGTACCGTCCGGTTCACCGCTCTTTATCTCGTTCCAGGGGTATGAAAATACCACTGTTGCCGTTCACAGTCAATCGTACCTGACAGTAACCCTGAAGACTGACATCAGTAAACTGAACGATGTGGTAGTGGTTGGCTACGGCACCCAACGAAAGGTGGCATCTACCGGTTCTATTGCGTCTGTTAAATCGGCCGACATTACACAAACACCGGTTACCAATGTGGCGCAGGGCCTTGCGGCACGGGTACCGGGTGTGCAGATCACGCAAAACAACGCTGCCCCGGGAGGCAATATCAGTGTACGTATACGAGGTACCAATTCCATTAATGGTTCCTCTGAGCCGCTTTACATTGTCGACGGCATCCAGATATCCAACAGCGGCGGTGTAAGTGATGTAAGCCCTTTATCTACCATCAATCCAAACGATATTGAATCAGTGGAAATTTTAAAAGATGCCTCATCTACCGCCATTTACGGCGCAAGAGGCGCCAATGGTGTTGTACTGATCACCACCAAGCGAGGGAAAAGCGGCGCTACACGTGTACAGCTGGATGTTTACCGCGGCATACAAAATATAACCAAAGAACTTTCAATGCTTAATGCCTCACAGTTTGCACAGCTGGAAAATGATATCTATAATTCGCAGATATACCCGAACCCGTCATCACTGGGCAAGGGCACCAACTGGCAGGATATTATTTACCGGCAGGCCGGGATACAAAACTACCAGGCAGCTGTAAGCGGCGGCTCGGAAAAAACCCAGTTCTCGTTATCCGGCAACTTCTTCAATCAGGAAGGTATTATTATTTCTTCGGATTTCAAGCGCTATTCTCTGCGGGCCACGCTCGATCATAATATCAGCAGCCGCTTTAAAGTGGGTACCAGCCTGCTCAGCAGCTATACGATCAACAACAATATCCCTACAGGCATCAATTCCATCGACGGACCGCTGGTAACCCAAAGCATTGTGGGCGCTACATTAGGGGCGCCACCTACGCTCGTGCCTTACCGGGAAGACGGATCTGTTTATCCTTTGGCTGACCAGTTTAATGGCCGGTACCGCGAAATTTCCAACCCGGTTGGGCTGACCAATATTCTGAACCGTAATACTATCAAGCGTACACTTGCCAACGTATATGCCGAAGCAAAGATCATTAAAGGACTGAGCTACCGCGCCTCTTTCAATGCGGATGTCAGCAATACCCTGAATGATTATTACGCGCCCATTTATATTCTTGGCAAGGCCGAGGTGAACGCCAATTCCGGCACCGCATCCAAAGGGAATGTGAACACCACTTCATGGCTGCATGAAAGCATACTTACCTATAATCATGACTTCGGCAACCATTCGCTCAAGTTCACCGGGGTTTATGCTATTCAAAGCAATTTGTACAACGACAACTACATTTACGCCAACGGCTTTCCGAATGATGCAACTGCCAATGAAGCCGTTCAGCTGGCGGTAAACAGAACCGTCAGCAGCAACCGTACAAAAGAAGCGCTGAGTTCCTACATGGGCCGTATCAACTATGGCTACGCCAATAAATACTTCTTTGATATTACTGCCCGTTACGATGGCGCCTCTAAATTCGGCGAAAACCACAAATGGGGCTTCTTCCCGGCTGTAGGCGGCGCCTGGCGGATCATTGAAGAACCATTCCTGAAAAACAGCGGGGTATTCAGCGATCTGAAATTAAGAGCCAGCTATGGGCAGACGGGCAACGCAGGCGCCATCGCGCCGTATCAGTCGCTCGCACTGGAAAGCTCCGGCAGCAATTACCAGTTTAACCACATCTATACAACAGGTATCAGCCCTACCGGCATTCCCAATGCAGACCTACGCTGGGAAAAATCGACACAGGCCAATATCGGCCTTGATATCGGCCTGTTACACGACCGGTTAAATATTACAATGGATTTTTACAACAAGAAAACTAAAGACCTGTTATTTGTAAAGAACCTCCCACTTTCATCTGGTTACACTTCCATAACAGGCAACTTTGCCAGTATCCGGAACAAAGGCCTGGAAATCGCCGCTGACGCCAGAATACTGACAGGGAAATTCAAATGGAATCTCAACGCCAATGTATCTCTGAACCGCAACGAGCTGTTAAGTCTGGAGGGTGGTACCAACGAATACGTACTGAATCCCTACAGTGTGCTCAGAGTCGGGCAGCCACTCGGCATCTTTAAAACCTATGTATTCGATGGCATCTACCAGACCGGCGAAACCGTACTGCCCGGCAGTGGCAGCAGAACCGGTGGTGTAAAGGTGGCCGACCTGGATAACGATAAACAGATCACGGGAGCGGACCAAACGATCACCGGCAATGCCAACCCCTCCTATATCTTTGGGCTATCGTCTAACTTCAGCTATGGCCATTTCGACCTTTCTTTCTTTATCTCCGGCGTGCAGGGTAATAAGATATTTAACCTGAGCCGCTACACTTTTGAAAATGGTTTAGGAGGAAGAAATGTACTGGAAGGCATGGTCAACCGGTGGTCGCCCACCAACCCGAACAACGAGTATGCCAGCGGCTTCCAGGGCGGAAGGATTCCGGTAACAAACCGCTTTGTGGAAGATGGTTCCTTTATCCGGATGAAGAATATCACACTCGGCTACAGGCTTCCTGCCATAAAATATGTTACCAACGCAAGGCTTTACGTCAGCAGCAACAATCTTTTTACCATCACTAAGTACAGCGGCTATGATCCGGAAGTAAATTCCTTCGGCGGTTCAAATACACTCATTGGAATTGATAACCTGGTATATCCCATGGCAAGATCTTTTGTCGTTGGCTTACAGGTTGGACTCTAA
- a CDS encoding RagB/SusD family nutrient uptake outer membrane protein, translated as MQTRKNIQYLLGGLCLLLVYSSCNKLTETPYSSIFTNNFYKTASDAEAALTAVYGPMVALYNTAGTGASDFSADQIYPRPVVGRDTYTLFSYDANYTTQKSFSRQMESPQQIWQSCYSGIEKANWVILRVPETNMDTARRTVILGEAYYLRAFYLWMLTKNFRDIVVKTTPSTSIDTAIMGKTMQPDVFKQIYQDLDLAIAKLPSYSANIQKGRPSKEVAMALYAKTALYAQNWATALDKAKQVLSSGRYSLMPDVLDVYNVAKEDAARQENMWAFECESASPGFSTQIIGLYGPKNSDGPQYAASSYGSAFAYQSFFDSFNAADRRRLLLDTIYINKLGQVVHQKDITPITPQGVLVKKYMDPNSVGGSGAINIPILRLADVYLIAAEAAARQNGPSGEAYGYINAVRNRAGLPGLTTGLDKEHFVDSVLQERSWELFGEGDRWYDLTRTNTFLQVIPKAVNNVYPGRAPQPRNRYFPIPLDEINANPKLEQNPDWK; from the coding sequence ATGCAAACAAGGAAAAACATACAATATCTGCTGGGCGGTTTATGCCTGCTGCTGGTTTATTCATCCTGCAACAAGCTAACAGAAACCCCTTATTCTTCTATCTTTACCAACAACTTTTATAAAACTGCCTCTGATGCAGAAGCAGCATTAACAGCCGTTTACGGGCCTATGGTGGCGCTATATAATACTGCCGGCACCGGGGCATCTGACTTCAGTGCCGACCAGATCTATCCACGGCCGGTAGTAGGCAGAGACACCTACACCTTATTCAGCTATGATGCGAATTACACCACGCAGAAGAGCTTCAGCAGGCAAATGGAATCGCCTCAGCAGATCTGGCAATCGTGCTACTCGGGCATTGAAAAAGCCAACTGGGTGATATTACGCGTGCCGGAAACCAATATGGACACCGCCAGAAGAACCGTTATTCTCGGAGAAGCCTATTATCTGCGCGCCTTTTATCTGTGGATGCTCACCAAAAACTTCCGGGACATCGTAGTTAAAACAACACCCAGCACCAGCATTGATACTGCCATCATGGGTAAAACAATGCAGCCGGATGTCTTTAAACAGATATATCAGGACCTGGATCTTGCTATTGCCAAATTGCCCTCCTACTCCGCTAATATCCAGAAAGGCAGGCCCTCAAAAGAAGTGGCCATGGCGTTATATGCAAAAACAGCCCTTTACGCACAGAACTGGGCTACCGCACTGGACAAGGCAAAGCAGGTGCTGAGCTCCGGCAGGTACAGCCTGATGCCGGATGTGCTGGACGTATATAACGTGGCCAAAGAAGACGCAGCCAGGCAGGAAAACATGTGGGCCTTCGAATGTGAAAGCGCGTCGCCAGGCTTTTCTACACAGATCATCGGGTTATACGGTCCTAAAAACAGCGATGGCCCGCAGTATGCAGCCTCCTCTTATGGATCTGCATTTGCCTACCAGTCATTCTTTGATTCGTTCAATGCTGCAGACCGCAGAAGGCTGTTGCTCGACACCATCTATATCAACAAACTCGGGCAGGTAGTACATCAGAAAGATATTACTCCCATTACCCCCCAGGGCGTGCTCGTAAAAAAGTATATGGACCCGAATTCCGTTGGTGGAAGCGGAGCTATCAATATTCCTATCCTGCGGCTGGCAGATGTTTACCTGATAGCTGCAGAAGCCGCTGCACGCCAGAATGGCCCGTCGGGCGAAGCGTATGGTTACATCAATGCCGTAAGGAACAGGGCCGGCCTTCCTGGTTTAACCACCGGGCTCGACAAGGAACATTTTGTTGACTCGGTATTACAGGAACGCAGCTGGGAGCTCTTTGGAGAAGGCGACCGCTGGTATGACCTGACCAGAACGAATACCTTTCTGCAGGTCATTCCCAAAGCGGTCAACAACGTATATCCCGGCAGGGCTCCACAGCCGCGGAACCGGTACTTCCCTATTCCGCTCGATGAGATCAATGCGAACCCGAAACTGGAACAAAATCCTGATTGGAAATGA